Proteins encoded within one genomic window of Theobroma cacao cultivar B97-61/B2 chromosome 7, Criollo_cocoa_genome_V2, whole genome shotgun sequence:
- the LOC18507243 gene encoding uncharacterized protein LOC18507243 isoform X1: protein MHASVSKRYEFEDILQALDNRVSCHETVINHEVWSNFKRVEDIIEQLGSNSDELHKGWHNMVDSLICHDVGLDELMANKYWEDMFHDFLIEQRRFDSLSFDTTYALSLNPVCVANGDIAHIGAVCLDETGQPQASNPYGKTHPNLEVFLRQLEKNCLKHTHGTCGEPDEELWSKETMRQRGHCLNQVGENVSICRSVTSLAHMDCRANPHAKVH from the coding sequence ATGCACGCAAGTGTTTCGAAGCGTTACGAGTTTGAGGACATCTTGCAAGCACTGGATAATCGTGTATCTTGTCATGAGACGGTTATCAATCACGAGGTGTGGAGCAACTTTAAACGGGTTGAAGACATCATCGAGCAGCTAGGGTCCAATAGCGATGAGCTTCACAAAGGATGGCACAACATGGTGGATTCATTAATTTGCCACGATGTGGGGCTAGATGAATTGATGGCAAACAAGTACTGGGAAGACATGTTCCACGACTTCCTTATAGAGCAAAGGAGATTTGATTCACTGAGTTTTGATACTACTTACGCGTTAAGCTTAAATCCTGTATGTGTAGCAAATGGAGACATTGCACACATAGGAGCCGTGTGCTTGGATGAAACTGGCCAACCACAAGCCAGTAATCCATATGGCAAAACACATCCCAACTTGGAAGTGTTCTTAAGACAGTTGGAGAAAAACTGCCTCAAACACACCCATGGGACTTGTGGGGAACCTGATGAAGAGTTGTGGTCGAAAGAGACCATGAGGCAACGAGGGCATTGCCTAAatcaagtgggggagaatgtctCGATTTGCAGATCGGTGACTAGTTTAGCCCATATGGACTGCCGAGCCAATCCACATGCAAAAGTCCATTAG
- the LOC18507243 gene encoding uncharacterized protein LOC18507243 isoform X3 — protein sequence METSRRRFISGRKGKSSAKYMRRRFKKLKEEMKEICREQQSIREGQRQVAAKFKAIEEECEQLRKETHQIIRQSAKTQIRLILMLNILKAREQGDFSKATNLTQLLREIIARDNVSQSTDP from the exons ATGGAAACAAGCAGAAGACGCTTCATTTCGGGTCGAAAG GGAAAGAGTTCAGCAAAATACATGAGGAGGAGATTTAAGAAGTTGAAAGAAGAGATGAAAGAGATCTGCAGGGAGCAGCAAAGCATTAGGGAAGGGCAAAGGCAAGTTGCAGCAAAATTCAAGGCAATCGAAGAAGAATGTGAGCAACTGAGGAAGGAGACTCACCAGATTATTCGACAAAGTGCCAAAACTCAAATTCGCCTCATCCTGATGTTAAATATCCTCAAGGCACGAGAACAAGGCGATTTCTCCAAAGCTACTAACTTAACTCAACTGCTTCG TGAAATAATAGCCAGAGATAATGTGTCACAGTCCACAGATCCGTGA
- the LOC18507243 gene encoding uncharacterized protein LOC18507243 isoform X2, producing MDTPIAINKAAPKLLGKSSAKYMRRRFKKLKEEMKEICREQQSIREGQRQVAAKFKAIEEECEQLRKETHQIIRQSAKTQIRLILMLNILKAREQGDFSKATNLTQLLREIIARDNVSQSTDP from the exons ATGGATACGCCGATTGCGATCAACAAGGCTGCTCCCAAATTACTT GGAAAGAGTTCAGCAAAATACATGAGGAGGAGATTTAAGAAGTTGAAAGAAGAGATGAAAGAGATCTGCAGGGAGCAGCAAAGCATTAGGGAAGGGCAAAGGCAAGTTGCAGCAAAATTCAAGGCAATCGAAGAAGAATGTGAGCAACTGAGGAAGGAGACTCACCAGATTATTCGACAAAGTGCCAAAACTCAAATTCGCCTCATCCTGATGTTAAATATCCTCAAGGCACGAGAACAAGGCGATTTCTCCAAAGCTACTAACTTAACTCAACTGCTTCG TGAAATAATAGCCAGAGATAATGTGTCACAGTCCACAGATCCGTGA